A window of the Desulfotignum phosphitoxidans DSM 13687 genome harbors these coding sequences:
- a CDS encoding methyltransferase regulatory domain-containing protein, with the protein MGFFSHEQKAKRGQIYFRKLAVGGVLYISYNTLPGWAAFAPMRHLMTEHSEIIGAEGSGIVSRIDGAIEFAEKLLETNPLFSRANPLVGDRIKKIKDQNRHYLAHEYFNKDWHPMHFATMADWLEPARLQYACSAHFPDHMDGINLTADQQTFLKEIIDPLFRESVRDFMVNQQFRRDYWVKGARHLSALDQAEALRSLRVVLVKPRGDVSLKVTGSLGEATMNEGVYVPILDLLSDHKPRTLGQIEQAVKEKQITFAQIMQAMMVLTGADYVCPAQEDAVISKVKKTSRALNTHLMHSARSSSDISFLASPVTGGGIPVGRFEQVFALAVTQGKKQPAEWAKAVWQVLQAQGQKLVKEGKTLETDEQNLAELTEKAEGFAEKQLPVLRALGVI; encoded by the coding sequence ATGGGGTTTTTTTCCCATGAGCAAAAAGCAAAAAGGGGACAGATTTATTTTCGCAAACTGGCCGTGGGGGGTGTGCTGTACATCAGTTACAACACCCTGCCCGGCTGGGCCGCTTTTGCCCCCATGCGGCATCTCATGACCGAACATTCCGAGATTATCGGGGCCGAAGGTTCCGGCATTGTCTCCCGCATTGATGGGGCCATTGAGTTTGCAGAAAAGCTGCTGGAGACCAACCCGCTGTTTTCAAGGGCCAATCCCCTGGTGGGGGACCGGATCAAAAAGATCAAGGACCAGAACCGCCATTATCTGGCCCATGAGTATTTCAACAAAGACTGGCATCCCATGCATTTTGCCACTATGGCAGACTGGCTTGAACCGGCCCGGCTCCAGTATGCCTGCTCCGCCCATTTTCCGGACCACATGGACGGCATCAATCTCACCGCAGACCAGCAGACATTTCTCAAGGAGATCATTGATCCCTTGTTCAGAGAAAGTGTCAGAGATTTCATGGTGAACCAGCAGTTCCGGCGGGATTACTGGGTAAAAGGCGCCAGGCACCTGTCTGCCCTGGACCAGGCCGAGGCCCTGCGCAGCCTGCGGGTGGTGCTGGTCAAACCCCGGGGGGATGTGTCCCTCAAGGTCACGGGCAGCCTGGGAGAAGCCACCATGAATGAAGGGGTGTATGTGCCGATCCTGGATCTGCTGTCCGACCACAAACCCCGGACCCTGGGGCAGATCGAGCAGGCCGTGAAGGAAAAGCAGATCACCTTTGCCCAGATCATGCAGGCAATGATGGTACTCACGGGGGCGGATTATGTGTGCCCGGCCCAGGAGGATGCCGTGATCAGCAAGGTGAAAAAAACCAGCCGGGCCTTGAACACCCATCTGATGCACAGCGCCCGGAGCAGCAGTGACATCAGCTTTCTGGCAAGTCCTGTGACCGGCGGCGGCATCCCCGTGGGCCGGTTTGAGCAGGTGTTTGCCCTGGCCGTGACCCAGGGGAAAAAACAGCCGGCAGAATGGGCAAAAGCGGTGTGGCAGGTACTGCAGGCCCAGGGGCAGAAGCTGGTGAAAGAGGGCAAGACCCTGGAGACGGATGAACAGAACCTGGCGGAGCTGACGGAAAAGGCAGAGGGGTTTGCTGAAAAACAGCTGCCGGTGCTTCGGGCGCTGGGGGTGATCTGA
- a CDS encoding XRE family transcriptional regulator, with product MFTFQLLTGFMMNIWHYLKEKRVKMAKKFEALRAKMSPESRFLADKKAQGMLAEMPLKELRQARGLSQKKLAEALHIQQPAIAKMEKRTDMYISTLRSHIEAMGGKLEILASFPDGTVQINNFSDLG from the coding sequence ATGTTCACATTCCAATTGCTGACCGGCTTTATGATGAACATCTGGCACTACTTAAAAGAGAAGAGGGTAAAAATGGCTAAAAAATTTGAAGCGCTTCGTGCAAAAATGTCGCCGGAATCCAGGTTCCTGGCTGACAAAAAAGCACAGGGCATGTTGGCTGAAATGCCTTTGAAAGAACTTCGCCAGGCCCGTGGTCTGTCCCAGAAAAAACTGGCTGAGGCCCTGCATATTCAACAACCTGCCATAGCAAAAATGGAAAAACGAACAGACATGTATATTTCCACATTGCGCAGCCATATCGAGGCAATGGGAGGGAAATTGGAAATTCTGGCAAGCTTTCCCGATGGAACCGTACAGATAAATAATTTTTCCGACCTGGGGTAG
- a CDS encoding helix-turn-helix domain-containing protein, which translates to MFPIAEKSSGGVSGGVSGGVSGGVNGLLNYIKANPGKKSKEIKTALNLPQRTLERWLKELREQEKIKFQGAPKTGGYVLAGSPNAHPTQQRQ; encoded by the coding sequence TTGTTTCCAATTGCCGAAAAATCAAGTGGCGGAGTAAGTGGCGGAGTAAGTGGCGGAGTAAGTGGCGGAGTAAACGGACTTTTAAATTATATTAAAGCCAATCCAGGCAAAAAATCCAAGGAGATTAAAACCGCCCTGAATTTGCCGCAAAGAACATTGGAACGCTGGTTAAAAGAACTGAGAGAACAAGAAAAAATTAAATTTCAGGGTGCGCCCAAAACCGGGGGATATGTGTTAGCGGGGTCACCCAATGCCCACCCCACACAACAACGACAATAA
- a CDS encoding UPF0175 family protein encodes MGQILELPDLNIPEQELKIILAVSLFQQGIVSLGKAAEISGYSQRTFSEILLKKGHSPIQYSDQYLETDLSNA; translated from the coding sequence ATGGGACAAATATTGGAACTGCCGGATCTGAATATACCGGAACAGGAGTTGAAAATAATCCTTGCAGTATCCCTGTTTCAACAGGGAATCGTTTCCTTGGGAAAGGCAGCGGAAATATCAGGGTATTCTCAGAGAACTTTTTCAGAGATACTGTTGAAAAAAGGACACAGTCCGATACAATATAGTGATCAGTATTTAGAAACAGACCTTTCCAATGCCTGA
- a CDS encoding type II toxin-antitoxin system RelE/ParE family toxin, which translates to MEYTDEFGNWWDTLTEKEQVDIAASVRLLEELGPNLGFPHSSGIKGSKHNHMRELRTQHEGRPLRTLYAFDPRRKAVLLIGGDKTGDNRWYDVHIPIADRLYDEHLALLKREEGKNG; encoded by the coding sequence GTGGAATATACTGATGAGTTCGGAAATTGGTGGGATACACTTACTGAAAAAGAGCAGGTGGACATTGCCGCGTCAGTGAGATTACTTGAAGAACTCGGACCGAATCTGGGGTTCCCACACAGCAGCGGGATCAAAGGGTCGAAGCACAACCACATGCGGGAGTTGCGTACACAGCATGAGGGCAGGCCGTTACGTACTCTTTATGCCTTTGACCCCCGCCGAAAGGCGGTTTTATTAATCGGCGGCGACAAAACCGGAGATAACCGCTGGTACGATGTTCACATTCCAATTGCTGACCGGCTTTATGATGAACATCTGGCACTACTTAAAAGAGAAGAGGGTAAAAATGGCTAA